One Amblyomma americanum isolate KBUSLIRL-KWMA chromosome 8, ASM5285725v1, whole genome shotgun sequence DNA window includes the following coding sequences:
- the Mhc gene encoding myosin heavy chain isoform X19, with amino-acid sequence MAEDPDPTEYLYVSLETKRKDQTKPYDGKKMVWVPDEKEGFILGNISSTKGDMVTVDCPGGERTVKKDLLQQVNPPKYEKCEDMSSLTYLNDASVLHNLKERYYVNLIYTYSGLFCVAINPYKRFPIYTRRVVEIYKGRRRTEVPPHVFAVSDGAYMDMLANRENQSMLITGESGAGKTENTKKVIAYFAHVGATSKKEEAAAKKDSKKGNLEDQVVQTNPVLESFGNAKTVRNDNSSRFGKFIRIHFGPMGKLAGADIETYLLEKARVISQQPAERSYHIFYQLMSGKLPGLKEKLLLSDDIHDYYFVSQGKTEIPGLDDGDEALATDTAFDVLGFTDEEKENIYKVTAAVMHFGCLKFKQRPREEQAEADGTEEGERVAHLLGLNAADLYKNLLKPRIKVGTEFVTQGRNITQVTASVGALSKAIFDRLFKWLVKRVNETLDTKQKRQHFIGVLDIAGFEIFDFNSFEQLCINFTNEKLQQFFNHHMFVLEQEEYKREGIEWEFIDFGLDLQACIELIEKPMGVLSILEEESMFPKASDKTFEEKLKTNHLGKSPNFIKPKPPKPGQSEAHFAIVHYAGTVPYNLTGWLEKNKDPLNDCVVDQFKKGSNALLQAIFEDHPGLGGGDDKGGKGGRKKGSGFQTVSGLYREQLNKLMTTLRSTQPHFVRCIIPNETKSAGVIDSHLVMHQLTCNGVLEGIRICRKGFPNRMIYPDFKQRYAILAPNALPKGFVDARAATEKLLDAIKLDEGEYRLGFTKIFFRAGVLGRLEELRDERLGKIITMIQAAVRWYITKKHFQKLKEQRVALLVIQRNLRKFLQLRNWLWWKLYSKVKPLLSVARVEDELKALEEKLKKTQEALEKEEKLRKELEGQNVKVLQEKNDLFLQLEAERMGAGDVEERLNKALTQKGDLESQLQELQDRLQHEEDAHGQLSQTKKKLEGEISGLKKDIEDMELALQKAEQDKATKDHQIRNLNDEIQHQDELINKLNKEKKQLQEQNQKTAEDLQATEDKVNHLNKVKAKLEQTLDELEDSLEREKKARADLEKNKRKVEGDLKLAQEAVADLEKHKKEMDQNLQRKEKEMASLAAKLEDEQALVAKLQKQIKELQARIEELEEELEAERQARAKAEKQRADLAREIEELSERLEESGGATSAQVELNKRREAELAKLRRDLEESNLQHEQAMSNLRKKHNDSVAELSEQIDQLNKHKAKVEKERATLAAEVSDLQSLLDHSNKSQANAEKQVKQLEVQLADAQFKLDETNRTLNDLDGSKKKMGVENSELQRQLEEAESQVAQLNKIKASLATQLEEAKRQADEEARERAAILGKYRNLEHDLDNLRESIEEEQEAKADFQRQLSKANAEAQLWRSKYESEGLARLEELEEAKRKLHGKLQEAEEAMEQLNAKCSGLEKTKAHLQGELEDMSIEVDKANALAASLEKRQKSFDKVIAEWKAKVDDLAAELDASQKECRNYSTEVFKLRAAYEESQEHYEAVKRENKNLQDEIKDLMDQLGEGGRSVHELEKSRKRLEMEKEELQAALEEAEAALEQEENKVLRAQLELSQVRQEIDRRIQEKEEEFENTRKNHQRALDSMQASLEAEAKGKAEALRLKKKLESDINELEIALDHANKANAEAQKNLKKYQQNVKDLQTALEEEQRARDEAREQYASAERRCNALHGELEESRQLLEQSDRARRAGEAELSEMHETVNELSAQTASLSVAKRKLEGEMQALQADLDEVLNEAKQSEEKAKKAMVDAARLADELRAEQDHALQQEKLRKALEQQMKELQVRLDEAEAAALKGGKKIIQKLEQKVRELENELENEQRRHGDAAKNFRKSERRIKELQFQAEEDRKNHERMQDLVDKLQQKIKTYKRQIEEAEEIAALNLAKFRKVQQELEDAEERADMAENTLAKLRAKNRSSASAGRAMSPGLAAAPLRT; translated from the exons ACGTACTCGGGATTGTTCTGCGTCGCCATCAACCCCTACAAGCGCTTCCCCATCTACACCAGGCGCGTCGTGGAGATCTACAAGGGCCGCAGGCGTACGGAGGTGCCTCCCCATGTGTTCGCCGTCTCCGATGGAGCCTACATGGACATGTTGGCCA ACCGCGAGAACCAGTCTATGCTCATCAC CGGCGAGTCTGGTGCCGGTAAGACTGAGAACACGAAAAAGGTCATAGCCTATTTCGCGCACGTCGGTGCTACGAGCAAGAAAGAGGAGGCTGCAGCCAAGAAGGATTCCAAGAAG GGCAACCTGGAAGACCAGGTCGTGCAGACCAACCCCGTCCTCGAGTCGTTCGGTAACGCCAAGACCGTGCGTAACGACAACTCTTCGCGCTTC GGTAAATTCATCCGTATCCACTTCGGGCCCATGGGCAAGCTGGCCGGTGCTGACATTGAAACTT ATCTGCTGGAGAAGGCTCGTGTCATCTCTCAGCAACCAGCTGAGCGTTCGTACCACATCTTCTACCAGCTCATGTCAGGAAAGCTCCCTGGACTGAAGG AGAAACTGCTGCTCTCAGACGACATCCACGACTATTACTTCGTGTCTCAGGGTAAAACTGAGATTCCCGGTTTGGACGATGGCGACGAAGCCCTCGCCACCGAC ACTGCCTTCGACGTGTTGGGCTTCACGGACGAGGAGAAGGAGAACATCTACAAGGTTACGGCGGCCGTGATGCACTTCGGCTGCCTGAAGTTTAAGCAGAGGCCCCGAGAAGAGCAGGCCGAGGCCGACGGCACCGAGGAAGGCGAGCGTGTTGCCCACCTTCTGGGTCTCAACGCCGCTGACCTCTACAAGAACCTGCTCAAGCCTCGCATCAAGGTCGGCACGGAGTTCGTCACCCAGGGCAGGAACATCACACAG GTGACGGCCTCTGTGGGCGCCCTGTCCAAGGCCATCTTCGACAGGCTGTTCAAGTGGCTGGTCAAGCGTGTCAACGAGACGCTTGACACAAAGCAGAAGCGCCAGCACTTCATCGGTGTGCTGGATATTGCCGGTTTCGAGATCTTCGAC TTCAATAGCTTTGAGCAGCTCTGCATCAACTTCACCAACGAAAAGCTGCAGCAGTTCTTCAACCATCACATGTTCGTTCTTGAGCAAGAAGAGTACAAGCGCGAGGGAATCGAATGGGAATTCATCGACTTTGGCCTCGACCTGCAAGCGTGTATCGAGCTCATTGAGAAG CCCATGGGTGTGCTCTCCATCCTTGAAGAGGAGTCTATGTTCCCCAAGGCCAGCGACAAGACCTTTGAGGAGAAGCTGAAAACCAATCATCTGGGCAAGTCGCCTAACTTCATCAAGCCCAAGCCACCGAAGCCCGGCCAGTCTGAGGCTCACTTTGCCATCGTCCACTATGCCGGCACT GTGCCGTACAACCTCACTGGCTGGCTTGAGAAGAACAAGGACCCCCTCAACGACTGCGTGGTTGACCAGTTCAAGAAGGGCTCTAACGCGCTTCTGCAGGCCATCTTCGAAGACCACCCCGGCCTTGGCGGTGGTGACGACAAGGGTGGAAAGG GTGGTCGCAAGAAGGGTTCTGGCTTCCAGACTGTGTCCGGTCTGTACAGG GAGCAACTGAACAAGCTCATGACCACCCTGCGCTCGACGCAGCCCCACTTTGTTCGATGCATCATTCCCAACGAAACCAAATCCGCAG GCGTCATCGACTCTCATCTTGTCATGCATCAGCTCACTTGCAACGGTGTGCTTGAAGGCATCCGTATCTGCCGAAAGGGCTTCCCCAACAGGATGATCTACCCAGACTTCAAGCAGCG ATACGCCATCCTTGCCCCTAACGCGCTCCCCAAAGGCTTCGTGGACGCTCGTGCCGCCACTGAGAAGCTGCTGGACGCCATCAAACTCGACGAGGGCGAGTATCGGCTCGGATTCACCAAG ATCTTCTTCAGGGCAGGCGTCTTGGGTCGCCTGGAAGAACTGCGTGACGAGCGTCTCGGCAAGATTATCACCATGATTCAAGCCGCTGTGCGCTGGTATATAACCAAGAAGCACTTCCAGAAGCTCAAGGAACAGAG GGTGGCGCTGCTGGTCATCCAGCGCAACCTCCGCAAGTTCCTCCAGCTGCGCAACTGGCTCTGGTGGAAGCTGTACAGCAAG GTCAAGCCCCTGCTGTCCGTCGCCCGCGTGGAAGACGAGCTCAAGGCGCTCGAAGAGAAGCTCAAGAAGACACAGGAGGCCCTGGAGAAGGAAGAGAAGTTGCGCAAGGAGCTTGAGGGCCAGAACGTCAAAGTGCTGCAGGAGAAGAACGACCTGTTCCTGCagctcgaggctgagcgcatggGCGCCGGCGACGTCGAGGAACGCCTGAACAAGGCCCTCACGCAGAAGGGAGACCTTGAGAGCCAACTGCAGGAGCTGCAGGACCGGCTCCAGCACGAGGAGGATGCGCACGGCCAGCTCTCTCAGACCAAGAAGAAGCTCGAGGGCGAGATTTCCGGCCTCAAGAAGGACATCGAGGACATGGAGCTGGCACTGCAGAAGGCGGAGCAGGACAAGGCCACCAAGGACCACCAGATCCGCAACCTCAACGACGAGATCCAGCACCAGGACGAGCTCATCAACAAGCTCAACAAGGAGAAGAAGCAGTTGCAGGAGCAGAACCAGAAGACCGCCGAAGACCTCCAGGCCACCGAGGACAAGGTGAACCACCTGAACAAGGTCAAGGCCAAGCTGGAGCAGACGCTCGACGAGCTGGAGGACTCGCTGGAACGCGAAAAGAAGGCCCGCGCCGACCTCGAGAAGAACAAGCGCAAGGTTGAGGGAGACCTCAAGCTCGCCCAGGAGGCCGTCGCCGATCTCGAGAAGCACAAGAAAGAGATGGACCAGAACTTGCAGCGCAAGGAGAAGGAGATGGCTAGCCTGGCCGCGAAGCTGGAGGATGAGCAGGCGCTGGTCGCCAAGCTGCAGAAGCAGATCAAGGAACTCCAG GCCCGCATCGAGGAGCTCGAAGAGGAGCTGGAAGCTGAACGCCAGGCTCGGGCCAAG GCTGAGAAGCAGCGCGCCGACCTCGCTCGCGAGATTGAAGAGCTGAGCGAGCGGCTCGAGGAGTCGGGTGGAGCCACGTCGGCCCAGGTAGAGCTGAACAAGCGCCGCGAAGCCGAGCTCGCCAAGCTGAGGCGCGACCTCGAAGAGTCCAACCTTCAGCATGAGCAGGCCATGTCCAACCTGCGCAAGAAGCACAACGACTCGGTCGCCGAGCTCTCCGAGCAGATCGACCAGCTCAACAAGCACAAGGCCAA AGTTGAAAAGGAGCGTGCCACCCTGGCTGCCGAAGTGTCCGACCTCCAATCCCTCCTGGACCACAGCAACAAGTCACAG GCTAACGCTGAGAAGCAGGTGAAGCAACTGGAGGTGCAGCTCGCGGACGCCCAGTTCAAGCTGGACGAGACCAACCGCACGCTGAACGACCTGGATGGCTCCAAGAAGAAGATGGGCGTCGAGAACAGCGAGCTCCAGCGGCAGCTTGAGGAGGCCGAATCTCAAGTGGCGCAGCTCAACAAGATCAAGGCTTCGCTGGCGACGCAGCTTGAGGAAGCCAAGCGCCAGGCCGACGAGGAGGCACGG GAGCGCGCTGCCATCCTTGGCAAGTACCGCAACCTGGAGCACGACCTGGACAACCTGCGCGAGAGCATCGAAGAGGAACAGGAAGCCAAGGCCGACTTCCAGCGCCAGCTCAGCAAGGCCAACGCCGAGGCTCAGCTCTGGCGCTCCAAGTACGAGAGCGAGGGTCTGGCGCGCCTGGAGGAACTCGAGGAGGCCAA GCGCAAGCTGCATGGCAAGCTCCAGGAGGCTGAGGAGGCCATGGAGCAGCTGAACGCCAAGTGCAGCGGCCTCGAGAAGACCAAGGCGCACCTGCAGGGAGAGCTGGAGGACATGTCCATCGAAGTGGACAAGGCCAACGCTCTCGCCGCCTCTCTCGAGAAGCGCCAGAAGTCATTCGACAAG GTCATCGCCGAATGGAAGGCCAAGGTTGACGACCTCGCCGCCGAGCTCGACGCGTCGCAGAAAGAATGCCGAAACTACTCCACCGAGGTGTTCAAGCTGCGCGCCGCGTACGAGGAGAGCCAGGAGCACTACGAGGCAGTTAAGCGCGAGAACAAGAACCTCCAGGACGAGATCAAGGACCTGATGGACCAGCTTGGTGAGGGTGGCCGAAGCGTGCACGAGCTCGAGAAGTCTCGCAAGAGGCTCGAGATGGAGAAGGAGGAACTGCAGGCTGCGCTCGAAGAGGCCGAGGCTGCGCTTGAGCAGGAGGAGAACAAG GTGCTGCGCGCCCAGCTCGagctgtcgcaggtgcggcaggAGATCGACCGGCGCATCCAGGAGAAGGAGGAAGAATTCGAGAACACTCGAAAGAACCACCAGCGGGCTCTGGACTCCATGCAGGCCAGTCTCGAGGCCGAGGCTAAGGGCAAAGCCGAGGCGCTGAGGCTCAAGAAGAAGCTGGAGAGCGACATCAACGAGCTCGAGATTGCCCTCGACCACGCCAACAAGGCCAACGCCGAGGCGCAGAAGAACCTCAAGAAGTACCAGCAGAACGTCAAGGACCTGCAGACCGCCCTCGAGGAAGAACAGCGTGCCCGCGACGAAGCCCGTGAGCAGTACGCGTCGGCTGAGCGCCGTTGCAACGCTCTTCACGGCGAGCTGGAGGAGAGTCGCCAGCTGCTGGAACAGTCTGACCGCGCCCGCCGCGCCGGTGAAGCCGAGCTCAGCGAGATGCACGAGACAGTCAACGAGCTGTCGGCTCAGACCGCCTCTCTGTCGGTGGCCAAGAGGAAGCTCGAGGGAGAAATGCAGGCTCTCCAG GCTGACCTGGACGAGGTGCTCAACGAGGCCAAGCAGTCGGAGGAGAAGGCCAAGAAGGCGATGGTGGACGCTGCCCGCCTGGCTGACGAGCTGCGCGCCGAGCAGGACCACGCCCTGCAACAGGAGAAGCTGCGCAAGGCTCTCGAGCAGCAGATGAAGGAGCTCCAGGTGCGCCTGGACGAAGCCGAGGCCGCGGCTCTCAAGGGCGGCAAGAAGATCATCCAGAAGCTGGAACAGAAGGTGCGCGAGCTCGAGAACGAGCTGGAGAACGAGCAACGCCGGCACGGAGACGCCGCCAAGAACTTCCGCAAGAGCGAGCGCCGCATCAAGGAGCTCCAGTTCCAG GCCGAAGAGGACCGCAAGAACCACGAGCGCATGCAAGACCTGGTGGACAAGCTCCAGCAGAAGATCAAGACGTACAAGCGCCAGATCGAGGAGGCCGAGGAGATCGCGGCTCTCAACCTGGCCAAGTTCCGCAAGGTGCAGCAGGAGCTGGAGGACGCCGAGGAGCGCGCCGACATGGCCGAGAACACGCTCGCCAAGCTGCGCGCCAAGAACCGCAGCTCCGCGTCCGCTGGCCGTGCCATGTCGCCCGGACTGGCCGCCGCGCCCCTCCGGACCTAA